The nucleotide window ACAGTGTAAAACACTAATGCCTGTGCATTGATTAAATCATCTTTTGCTAATTTATCACCTGTTAAGCCTGTAATTTCAGTTTTATCATCAATCGTTAGCTTTAACGTATTTTCATGATTTAACAAATTTAAATCAAATGTGCCAAACTCCGCTACACCTGCACCTTCCGTTTGCACGATAATCACTTCTGGCGCATATTGTGGTGGATAAATTAAAATTGCAGGCTTCATCACATCTACATACGCTGTAAATTTCATTCCTTTTTGCAGCTCTATTTTTTTCCCTGTGTTATCAAGGACAATTGTTTCTTTACCAACAGTTAATGCGAATGGTTGCTCTTTATCTTCAATAACAAGCAGTTGTGAGCCATTTTCACGTGTTACTACATCAGTAATTTCACCTTCAAATTGTTGGAAATCTACTACTTCCTCGATTGGCGTAATTTCTTCTACTTCATCTTGTACACCGTCAAATACGATGACACGGTATGGATTTGTTTGAGCAGGGATGCTAAATGTTGCTGGTCCGTAAAGAACGATTGCTTCTTTGCCAACGATTGCGTCATGCGACAATTTATCACCAGCTACATTTGTCACAACTGTTTCATCTGATAAATTTAATTTCAATGTATTTTCCTTATTAACGAAATCTTTATCAAATGTGCCTACTTCTACAATGCCAAAATCAGCCGTTTCCACAACTAGCACTTCCGGTGTGTAGCGGGGTGGATAAATTGCTAGCATCGGCTTGTTTTTATCAACAAACGCTGTAAATTTTGCGCCTTCTTTTAACTCTACTTCTTTACCTTGGTTATCTAAAACAAGTGTGCTTTCTTCAATATATAATGAGAATGTTTCGTCACCTTGCTCAATTGTTGTATATAATGTGCCGTTATCATGCTTTTCAATTTTCCCTAATTTACCTGTAAGCTGAATGAAGTTTGTTGCTACTTCCTCCTGCACCTCGTTTGAAGTTGGCTCTTTTTTATCTTGAGCGAATGCTAACGGTGCTGTTATTGCACTCGTTGCTAGTGTCGCTGTTAATGCCATTGTCATTGCTTTTTTCATAATCTTTCTCTCTCCTTTAAGTACGTTTCATAGTATTAGTCGTGTTATATTCAAAAAGGTTACAAAACAATTCATTTTAATTTTCATCTCAAATAATTGCTCAAATTACTAATCAAAATTAAAAGGTATTCTATAAGCCATGAAAATGACGATAGAATACCTTTTACCATTCATACCGGTTGGTAGCCAAGATATGAGATGGGTGGATGCCTTTTATTCTCCACGTAAGCTATAAATAAACTCTTGCGGCACATATGTTTTATTTTTTTCTAGCAATGTAGGTGCTACTTCAAATTTTTTAATAGCACGGTTGTGCGTATATTCCTTTTGATCACGTGTAATTTCATACGAAAGATTGTCCTTTGTCAAGACAGCACCTTTACCAGTTGATTTCACTGTAAATCCTAGGCTTTCAGCTAAAACTCGTAACGGTACCATTTTCACGCCATTCACTTCATAATGATCTTGTTCAATTATTTCAGCAATCATATCTAGCACTTCAATAACTGGTGCTGACGTTGAAGGCTCTTCATTATCAGTTAACACCACTATTTTTGCTGGTGTCGTTTGTGCTGGAATACTTTTTGTTGATACAGTGTAAAATACTAATGCTGTTTGATCGATTATTTCTTCTTTTGTTAGCTTTTCACCAGTTCTGTTCGTAATAACAGTGTCTTCTGCGATATTTAGCTTTAACGTATTTTCTTTATTGACGAAATTTTCATCAAAAGTGCTGACAGTTACAAAGCCCATTTCCTCTGTTTCAATAATAATCGCCTCTGGTGCATATTGTGGTGGATAAATTAAAATAGCAGGCTTTTGGCTATCTACATATGCTGTAAATTTCATTCCTTTTGCTAATTTCACTTCTTTACCAGTATTGTCTAATACAACTGTTTCATTATCAACAGCTAAACTGAATGGATTTTCTTTATCATCATTTACTACTAATTGTGTACTGTTCTCACGTGTAACGATATCGCTAATTTCACCTGTAAATTCAATAAAGTTGCCTACTTCTTCCTCTGGTTGAGCATCCTCTAAAACAACTATGCTAGATGGACTTGTTTGTGCAGGAATGCTAAATGTTGCTGGACCATAAAAGACGATTGCTTCCTTCCCAATGATATCCTCTTTCGCTAATTTTTCACCAGCTAAGTTTGTAATTTGTGATTCCTCAGATAAGTTTAGCTTTAATGTATTTTCTTTATTAACGAAGTCCTTATCAAATGTACCAATCTCTGCAATACCCATATCGTTTGTTTCAACTACAACAACTTCTGGTGCATACTGTGGCGGGTAAATGGCTAGCATTGGTTTGTTTTTGTTTACGAATGCTGTGAATTGTAAGCCTTCTTTTAATTCTGCTTTTTTACCTGTATTGTCTAAAACTAATGTATTTTCTCCAATTGTTAATGAGAAAGTTTCATCACCTTGCTCAATTGTCGTAAATAGCATGCCGCTTTCGCGCTTTTCAATTTTGCCTAATTTCCCTGTCAGCTGAATGAAGTTTGTTGCTATTTCCTCCTGCACTTCATTTGAAATTGGCTCTGCTTTATCTTGTGCGAATGCGAATGGTGCTGATATTGCACTCGTTGCTAACGTTGCTGTTAATGCCATTGTCATGGTTTTTTTCATCATCTTTTTTCGCTCCTTTAAATACGTTTCATACGATTAGTCGTAGGATGCTTAAAAAGGTTACAAAAAACTCAAATTTTGTTTGCTTCTTTTAAAATAGATGTCACGATATGCTGTGAATCCCACTCTCCACGTGAAAAACGCGTAATTGGATATTTTTTCGAAAACAGTTGTCGATCGATTTCAGACACTGTGAAGCCTTGTTCATACAGTGAAAAAGCCTTGTCTTGCACTGTTAATAAATAATCCTCCTTTGCTTGCAATGCCTTCCGACCATTTTTTAATAAGCCTGCATGACTGCAAAATACTTCATCAAAATCATATGCTAATACTTGTTGCAATGAGCGAATAATCGCTGGAATGCTTTCTTCTCTTAAAATAAGCCTTGTCTTTGTCATCACATATAAATCGCCTGTGAATAATTGCCCTGTATTTTTATTCAATAATGCTACATGATCGATAGCATGTCCTGGTGTTTGAATCACTTCCCATGTAGCTGTTTTGGAGGTGAATGTGTTAGCTAGCGGCTGTGCCTGAAACGGTTTACGCGTACCCCAAAACAGCCTGCGATAAAGGGGATATGCTGCTTTTTTAGCGCATTCCTTTAGTAAACTTTCCTCTATATAAATAGGAACACCTTGTTGCTGCAAGAAAGCAGCATTACCTGAATGGTCCTCATGATGATGTGTCAAAACAACTTGCTCAAAGGATTGTGCTGTTAAAAAATGTTGAAACTGCTGTCGCAAAGAATGTGCTCCTGTGTCGATACATACCCCATCAATGATATAACAATAGACATTTAGCTTCACACCTTGAAACGCAACCGTGCCATTGCCATAAACTACTCCATTTATTTCCCCTTGCTCAAATTGTTTTTTTAATAACATACAATCTCTCCCTCCACGATGAATCACTATTCATTTTTCTTCTAAAAAGAGAGAGCCGCCTTTTGACAGCTCCATCAGCTATAGCTGGATTCGATTTCCAATTTTTTGTATTTGATCAATTGACAACTTTAGGGTCATTTCTTACCAAGTATTGAATGCTTTTTATAATACTTTATCCGCCATTGCCAATTCCTATAATATAAATACACTCTATTAATAACTATTTTAGCATGAACATCTGTAACAAACTATCGAAAAACTGCTTTGCAACATCTCATTGCAAAGCAGTCATTTTTTTATTTATTTTCTCCTGTTTCCACATCATACGCTGTAATCCAATCGCTATAGCTGCCAACATATAGGCGCAAATGCTCATAGCCTGCCTCTGTCAACACCGCAAACAAGGGCGATGCAGTGACACCTGAACCACAGTACACAACAACCTCTTCTTCTTTTGCGACTTTTGCCAAAAGGTCGTCACTCGATACAAGTGAAGCACCTTGCTTGATCTGCTCCCAATCAAAGTTTTTCGCTGTTGGAATATGTCCTGCTATTGGGTCCAGTGGCTCCTGCTCTCCGCGATAGCGATTGGCCGCACGTGCATCCAACAGCGTTGCTTGCTCCTTGCCCTCGACAATCACCTTTACATCCGCACGTCCTGCATACAACTGCTCTTGCCATTGCAGCTGTAGCTCTGTTGGCGAATAGTTCATGTGCTCTGCTGTCACATCAAGCTTTTCCGCCAATGCTGCAAAGCCACCATTGACAATATATACTTGTGGGAAGCCTGCATATTTCAGCATATACCAAGCACGCGCTGCAAATGGCATGCCACCTTGGTCATATACATAAATGACATCTTCATAGCGTAAGCCACTACGTTCAAATAGCGCTTGCAATTGCTCCTTTGATGGCATTGGATGACGCCCTTCTTTGCTCGCCATATTCGATAAATCGAGATTTAAATCCCAATAAATTGCCCCTTGAATATGACCCTCAGCAAATAACTGTTGCCCCTCCTCTGCATTTGTTAGTGAAAAGCGCGTATCAATAAAGCGTGCTTTTTCTTTGAGTTCCTCTACCGTTACAAATACTTTTGCCATGAACATCTCTCCCCTTCATGTGAATTGTCAGAATTGTTTGTGTGCCTGGCACTCCAATTGGGCGTAAATCGCTTTCCATACACCTAATGCACTCTCTTCTTGCAGTAAACGGCGCTCTGTGGCGATTTGCTCCAATGCTTGTGTGCGCATATATGCGGCTAGCGCATTCGCTTCCTCTGCTACATAGCCTGCTGCCCATTCACGTAAGCGTGCTTTTTCCACATCTAAATAGCTTTGTGCATCTGGCTTTGTTAATTGCTCTAACGCTTCTTTTAAATGCTCCTTCTCATTTTTCTCAAAGAAGGCTTTGACGTTTTTGAAGTGCGATTTAACCGATGTGTATTTGCTATAATCTGTAAATGGTCCAGCAAATTCAAGCATTGTTGGCTGTGCTGGCTCATAGGCGATAAAAGCAAAGCTGTTGTTCATTTCCTTTAAGCCACGCGCCTCTTCCTTAAAGCGTTCACCGATGCGCTTTTCAACGAATTGTGCTAAACGGAAGTTCGTTACACGCAATTCCTGTGCAAAGTCGAAGCTTAATGCTTGTAGCACTTCTTTTAGCGATGTTTCCAACGCTGCTGCTGCTGACATTGCCGCAAATTGCGATGGGTTATAGCTTTCACGGAAGAAGTCTGGGTAGCGATAGTACACTCGCTGCATCACATAGTACAGCAGCTCATCTAGCTCGTGATTAGCATCAGCTTCTAGCATCGTCGTTTGGGCGTTTGCATACGCCTTTTCAATATGTTGCTCTAGCTGTGTTAGCTCCTCTAAGCGATCATCCTTACGTAAAAGGTTGGCCTCCGTTTGTGCAATTAAATCGTGCAGGCGGGCTTGTGCCTTTTCCACTTCCTCCTGCAATGCCTGCACCGCAAGCCCCTGCAATTCATCGTTTAAGAAATGATGGAATGCCTCTTCAAATGGTGGCATACCTGACGCCAAATCTTGCCCTTGCTCCTTTTCACGTAACGCTTGCAAGCTCGACACGCCATATAAGCGTGGGAAGCGGATACCAAAGCGCTGCAATTCGCTGCGCACATAATTTTTTACATCTTC belongs to Lysinibacillus louembei and includes:
- a CDS encoding copper amine oxidase N-terminal domain-containing protein, whose amino-acid sequence is MKKAMTMALTATLATSAITAPLAFAQDKKEPTSNEVQEEVATNFIQLTGKLGKIEKHDNGTLYTTIEQGDETFSLYIEESTLVLDNQGKEVELKEGAKFTAFVDKNKPMLAIYPPRYTPEVLVVETADFGIVEVGTFDKDFVNKENTLKLNLSDETVVTNVAGDKLSHDAIVGKEAIVLYGPATFSIPAQTNPYRVIVFDGVQDEVEEITPIEEVVDFQQFEGEITDVVTRENGSQLLVIEDKEQPFALTVGKETIVLDNTGKKIELQKGMKFTAYVDVMKPAILIYPPQYAPEVIIVQTEGAGVAEFGTFDLNLLNHENTLKLTIDDKTEITGLTGDKLAKDDLINAQALVFYTVATASIPAQTTPTKVIVFGEATFPEAELAVENSKQVDGVTMVPLRALAEELGYKVTSTGKGAILTKGNASYEITRRQKQYTHNRAIKAFDVAPTLLEENTTYVPQTFIESLRGE
- a CDS encoding sulfurtransferase — protein: MAKVFVTVEELKEKARFIDTRFSLTNAEEGQQLFAEGHIQGAIYWDLNLDLSNMASKEGRHPMPSKEQLQALFERSGLRYEDVIYVYDQGGMPFAARAWYMLKYAGFPQVYIVNGGFAALAEKLDVTAEHMNYSPTELQLQWQEQLYAGRADVKVIVEGKEQATLLDARAANRYRGEQEPLDPIAGHIPTAKNFDWEQIKQGASLVSSDDLLAKVAKEEEVVVYCGSGVTASPLFAVLTEAGYEHLRLYVGSYSDWITAYDVETGENK
- a CDS encoding copper amine oxidase N-terminal domain-containing protein; protein product: MMKKTMTMALTATLATSAISAPFAFAQDKAEPISNEVQEEIATNFIQLTGKLGKIEKRESGMLFTTIEQGDETFSLTIGENTLVLDNTGKKAELKEGLQFTAFVNKNKPMLAIYPPQYAPEVVVVETNDMGIAEIGTFDKDFVNKENTLKLNLSEESQITNLAGEKLAKEDIIGKEAIVFYGPATFSIPAQTSPSSIVVLEDAQPEEEVGNFIEFTGEISDIVTRENSTQLVVNDDKENPFSLAVDNETVVLDNTGKEVKLAKGMKFTAYVDSQKPAILIYPPQYAPEAIIIETEEMGFVTVSTFDENFVNKENTLKLNIAEDTVITNRTGEKLTKEEIIDQTALVFYTVSTKSIPAQTTPAKIVVLTDNEEPSTSAPVIEVLDMIAEIIEQDHYEVNGVKMVPLRVLAESLGFTVKSTGKGAVLTKDNLSYEITRDQKEYTHNRAIKKFEVAPTLLEKNKTYVPQEFIYSLRGE
- a CDS encoding MBL fold metallo-hydrolase, translating into MLLKKQFEQGEINGVVYGNGTVAFQGVKLNVYCYIIDGVCIDTGAHSLRQQFQHFLTAQSFEQVVLTHHHEDHSGNAAFLQQQGVPIYIEESLLKECAKKAAYPLYRRLFWGTRKPFQAQPLANTFTSKTATWEVIQTPGHAIDHVALLNKNTGQLFTGDLYVMTKTRLILREESIPAIIRSLQQVLAYDFDEVFCSHAGLLKNGRKALQAKEDYLLTVQDKAFSLYEQGFTVSEIDRQLFSKKYPITRFSRGEWDSQHIVTSILKEANKI